The DNA window CGCTCCCCAACCTTGTCGGCATCCTTTTCTTGCTGCTGGGTCTCGGCGTGCTGTCTGCGCTCACTTACGGGTCGGTGGCCGCGCTTCTGACCGAGATGTTCCCGGCGAAAATCCGCTACAGCTCGATGTCGATTCCCTATCATTTCGGCGCGGGCTACCTTGGCGGCTTCCTGCCCTTGATTGCCGGGATCATCGTCGCGCGCACAGGCAACGTCTATGCTGGCCTGTGGTACACGATCGCAGTGGTCGCGGTGGGGCTGGTTATCGTATTATGGGGGGTGAAGAGCGGCCCGCCGCGCGATTTCGATGATTCGGGAACACCGCCGCCGGTTTCCCCTGCTGCCCCTTAGGACTTCATGCCCGATCTTCCCCCGCCGAACCTGAAGCTGACCGTCGATCGCGCCGCACTGGCCGATAATTGGCGGGCGCTCGATCGACTGTCGGGCGAGGCACGCGCCGGTGCGGCGGTGAAGGCCGATGGCTACGGGCTCGGGGTAAAGCTCGTCGCGTCGACGCTTGCAGAAGCCGGTTGTCGCGATTTCTTCGTCGCGCATTGGTCCGAGGTGCCGGACCTGCTCGACGTCGTGCCGGCCGAGCAGATATCGGTTCTGCATGGTCCGATCGATGCCGGCGAAGCCGCGTATGGTATCGCCGTGGGCGCACGCCCCATCATCAATTCGGTGCGCCAAGCCAGGCTCTGGCACGAGGCTGGCGGCGGACCTTGCCACCTGATGCTCGACACAGGGATGAACCGGCTCGGCCTGCCCATCGCCGCGATCGGCGATCCGGCCATCGCACAGCTCGAGGTCGAGGTGCTGATGTCGCACCTGCAATGCGCGGACGAGGACGTTGTAGCCAACGATCGGCAGCGCGCCGTGTTCGACGAGGCGAGGGGGCAGATCGCGCATCGGGCAGCGAGTCTCTCGAACAGCGCCGGGATCGCCCTGGGCAGCGGCTATCACTTCGACCTGACCCGGCCCGGCCTTTCGCTCTATGGCGGCATCCCGCGTGCAGAACTCGCCGATCACATCCGGCAGGTGGTCACGATCGAGGCCGCGATCATGCAGATCCGCAATCTCGAAGAGGGCGAGACGGTCGGTTACAATGCGACGTTCACCGCGCCGCGGGCAATGCGGATCGGCACGGTCGCGCTGGGCTATGCCGATGGCTATCTGCGCAGCTGGTCTGGCAAAGGGCGCATGCGAAGCGGGGAAACCATATTGCCGGTGGTGGGACGGGTATCGATGGACATGACCGCCGTCGATCTTGGCGATGCCCCTCAGCTGAAGGAAGGCGACTGGATCGAAGCGGTGTACGATCTGCCCGAAGCCTCGCGCATCAGCGGCCTTTCGCAGTACGAATTGCTCACGGTTCTGGGATCCCGGTTCGAGCGTGCTTGAACGCAACGATATTGCGCTGCACTCGGCCATGCTGCTAGTGCGCACAATTCACCTAACCCGGAGAGCCAGATGGCTGCGCGCGCTCGCAATCCCGAAGAACCGATCGTCATCAAGAAGTATGCGAACCGTCGGCTCTACAACACCGACAGTTCGAGCTACATCACGCTCGACACGCTGGCCAAGATGACCCGCGAGGAAGTCGAGTTCCAGGTGGTCGACGCCAAGAGCGGGGACGACATCACCCACCAGGTGCTGACCCAGATCATCATGGACGAGGAAGCCCATGGCGAACACATGCTGCCGGTCTCCTTCCTCCGCCAGCTGATCTCGCTCTACGGCAATTCGATGCAGGCGATGGTGCCGTCCTATCTCGATGCGTCGATGAAGAGCTTTCGCGACAACCAGGAAAAGCTGCGCGATACGTTCGGCAAGGGACTGGCCGGGAATCCCTTTGCCAAGATGGCGCAGCAGAACATGAAGATGTTCGCCGATGGCTGGCGCGCCGTGCTGACCGCGGGTCAGGACAAGCCGGCCGATGGGGACGAGGAAGGCGAGACGAAGGACGAACTCGCCGAACTGCGCGCGCAGATGACGGCGATGCAGGACAAGCTCGACAAGCTCGGCAAATAACAGCTCCAGAATACGGGAATTACACGTGGCCAATATCCGCCATGCGCTGAATACGCGGCGCGCAGACGACTTTGCTGCCTGGTATCAGGAAGTGATCGGCGCGGCCGACATGGCCGAGGAATCGGGCGTGCGCGGCTGCATGGTCATCAAGCCGTGGGGCTACGGCATCTGGGAGCGGATGCAGCGCCTGCTCGACGACCGGATCAAGGCCACGGGTCACGACAATGTCTACTTCCCGCTGTTCATCCCGCTCGGCAATTTCGAGCGCGAAGCCGAACATGTCGACGGGTTCGCCAAGGAAATGGCGGTCGTCACCCACCACCGGCTGATCTCCGATGGGGAAGGGGGGCTGAAGCCCGATCCCGAAGCCAAGCTCGAAGAACCGCTGGTGGTCCGTCCGACGTCCGAAACCATCTTCGGCGATGCGATGGCGCGCTGGATCCAGAGCTGGCGCGACCTTCCGCTCAAATTGAACCAGTGGGCCAACGTCGTGCGCTGGGAAATGCGCACCCGCATGTTCCTGCGCACCAGCGAATTCCTGTGGCAGGAAGGCCATACCGCGCACGAAGGCGAGGCCGAGGCACGCGAACACACGATGCGCATGCTCGAAGTCTATCGCGCCTTTGCCGAAGACGATCTCGCTTTGCCGGTCTTCGCGGGCGAAAAGCCCGAGCACGAGCGTTTTCCCGGGGCCGACAGCACCTGGTCGATCGAAGCGATGATGCAGGACGGCAAGGCGCTTCAGGCCGGAACGTCGCATTATCTCGGGACCAGCTTCGCCAAGGCCGCAGGGATCAAATACCAGGACCGCGAAGGCGGTGAGCAGCTCTGCCACACCACCAGCTGGGGCGTATCGACCCGCATGGTCGGCGGCATGATCATGACCCATGGCGACGACGACGGTCTACGCGTTCCGCCGCAAATTGCGCCGTGGCAGGTCGTGATCCTCCCGATGTTGCGCGACAATGACGGCGACGAGGTGGTGCTCGACTACTGCGCGAAGCTCGCTTCGATGCTCCGCCAGCAGACGGCCTTCGGCGATCCGCTGCGGGTCAATCTCGATACGCGGCCCGGCAAGGCGGCGCAGAAGCGCTGGGACTGGGTCCGCAAGGGCGCGCCGCTGATCGTCGAGATCGGTGGTCGCGATGTCGAAAACGACAAGATCAGCCTGCTGCGCCGCGATCGCCTGTGGAACACCGAAAACGGCAAGCCCGCCTTCCGCGATCCCTCGCCCGAGGAATTCACCGAGAGCGCAGGGGCCGAACTCGAAGCGATCCAGACCGCGCTGTTCGAGGAAGCCCGCGAGCGCCGTGACGACAATATCCGCCGCGACCTGACGACATTCGACGAATTGCGCGATTTCTATTCCTCGAAGGACAAGTATCCCGGCTGGGTCGAGATGGCGTGGTCGCGTCCGACCGGCGAGGCACTCGACAAGGTCGTCGAACAGTTGAAATCGCTGAAGCTGACCATGCGGAACGTGCCACTGGGCGACGAAGGCGCGTCGGGCCCATGCCCCTTCACCGGCGAACCGGCGGTAGAGCGGATCTATATCGGTCGGGCCTACTGATCCACGCGGCCTTGTTTAAATGCCCCCGGATCGCCATCTGGGTAGGCATATGACAAAACCGAAGAAAAACAGGGCGCGGCACCGCAATCCCGGGCTCCCGACCAAAGAAAAGATTCTCGAATTCATCAAGACGAGCGACAATCCCGCAGGAAAGCGGGAAATCGCCAAGGCGTTCGGCCTCAAGGGGCAGGAGCGCGTCCAGTTGAAAGCGCTGCTGCGCGACATGGCCGATGAAGGGCTGATCGACGGCAGTAGAAGCGCCTTCCACCGTATGGGCGGCA is part of the Alteriqipengyuania halimionae genome and encodes:
- the alr gene encoding alanine racemase codes for the protein MPDLPPPNLKLTVDRAALADNWRALDRLSGEARAGAAVKADGYGLGVKLVASTLAEAGCRDFFVAHWSEVPDLLDVVPAEQISVLHGPIDAGEAAYGIAVGARPIINSVRQARLWHEAGGGPCHLMLDTGMNRLGLPIAAIGDPAIAQLEVEVLMSHLQCADEDVVANDRQRAVFDEARGQIAHRAASLSNSAGIALGSGYHFDLTRPGLSLYGGIPRAELADHIRQVVTIEAAIMQIRNLEEGETVGYNATFTAPRAMRIGTVALGYADGYLRSWSGKGRMRSGETILPVVGRVSMDMTAVDLGDAPQLKEGDWIEAVYDLPEASRISGLSQYELLTVLGSRFERA
- the phaR gene encoding polyhydroxyalkanoate synthesis repressor PhaR; amino-acid sequence: MAARARNPEEPIVIKKYANRRLYNTDSSSYITLDTLAKMTREEVEFQVVDAKSGDDITHQVLTQIIMDEEAHGEHMLPVSFLRQLISLYGNSMQAMVPSYLDASMKSFRDNQEKLRDTFGKGLAGNPFAKMAQQNMKMFADGWRAVLTAGQDKPADGDEEGETKDELAELRAQMTAMQDKLDKLGK
- the proS gene encoding proline--tRNA ligase, translated to MANIRHALNTRRADDFAAWYQEVIGAADMAEESGVRGCMVIKPWGYGIWERMQRLLDDRIKATGHDNVYFPLFIPLGNFEREAEHVDGFAKEMAVVTHHRLISDGEGGLKPDPEAKLEEPLVVRPTSETIFGDAMARWIQSWRDLPLKLNQWANVVRWEMRTRMFLRTSEFLWQEGHTAHEGEAEAREHTMRMLEVYRAFAEDDLALPVFAGEKPEHERFPGADSTWSIEAMMQDGKALQAGTSHYLGTSFAKAAGIKYQDREGGEQLCHTTSWGVSTRMVGGMIMTHGDDDGLRVPPQIAPWQVVILPMLRDNDGDEVVLDYCAKLASMLRQQTAFGDPLRVNLDTRPGKAAQKRWDWVRKGAPLIVEIGGRDVENDKISLLRRDRLWNTENGKPAFRDPSPEEFTESAGAELEAIQTALFEEARERRDDNIRRDLTTFDELRDFYSSKDKYPGWVEMAWSRPTGEALDKVVEQLKSLKLTMRNVPLGDEGASGPCPFTGEPAVERIYIGRAY